A single genomic interval of Lacrimispora sphenoides JCM 1415 harbors:
- a CDS encoding carbohydrate ABC transporter permease yields MYWKLRKTVPYGVLTLLAVIFVLPLLWIVLASFDGNASQAVKVPTQWTLDNYKVILSSQTNQRAFANGLLISFGQSVLVVFFAGLAAYPLSRYELRYKNLFLYTILFMTSLPITAVMVPVYKMFLTIGLYDKTLGLILFLTATSMPYGIWLMKNFMDNVPIELEEAAWVDGASTLASIRKIIAPLMFPGICVVFIFTFSGSWGNFFIPYILLQTLNKLPASVTLYQFFGQHGMIIYGQLAAYSAIYAIPSIFLYILSQNYMSKGFNMAGAAKG; encoded by the coding sequence ATGTATTGGAAATTAAGAAAAACGGTGCCCTATGGGGTGCTGACCCTATTAGCGGTTATATTTGTCCTTCCCCTGCTTTGGATCGTGCTGGCTTCCTTTGACGGCAACGCTTCTCAGGCGGTGAAGGTGCCCACCCAGTGGACCCTTGATAATTACAAGGTGATCCTGTCCAGTCAGACCAATCAGCGTGCATTTGCCAACGGACTGCTCATTTCCTTTGGACAGTCGGTCCTGGTGGTGTTTTTTGCAGGTCTGGCAGCCTATCCCCTGTCAAGATATGAACTTCGTTATAAAAATCTGTTTTTATATACGATTTTATTTATGACATCCCTTCCCATAACGGCAGTCATGGTCCCGGTGTATAAGATGTTCCTGACCATTGGACTCTATGACAAGACTTTAGGTCTCATATTATTTTTGACGGCTACCTCCATGCCTTATGGGATCTGGCTTATGAAAAATTTTATGGACAATGTTCCAATAGAACTGGAGGAGGCGGCCTGGGTAGATGGTGCGTCCACATTGGCAAGCATTAGGAAAATCATCGCTCCCTTAATGTTTCCGGGAATTTGCGTGGTTTTCATCTTTACCTTTTCAGGGAGCTGGGGCAACTTTTTTATACCCTATATCCTGTTGCAGACCCTAAATAAATTACCGGCATCTGTAACCCTATATCAATTTTTCGGACAGCATGGTATGATAATATATGGACAGTTGGCCGCTTACTCAGCCATCTATGCCATTCCTTCTATATTCCTTTATATTTTGTCACAAAATTATATGTCAAAGGGCTTTAATATGGCCGGCGCAGCCAAAGGCTGA
- a CDS encoding carbohydrate ABC transporter permease, whose translation MNKKSSPLFAEARKSVLILPSMVLLLIFFVMPILLTVYYSFTNLALSGENAKQLKFIGLSNYVSMFKDRTVRISIVNTLVFLLGSLIGQQVLGFLIALNMRNRNRIFRGIVGPVFLAGWIMPEVVVALCCSTFFGDEGTLNQIFSFFHLPTVEFLFAIPMATVILANIWHGTAFSMMNFQSALDGVPADIEEAAKVDGAGPFQTMIRIILPCIKNTIATNTMLNTLSTLGVFGLIYMMTGGGPGTKTLTLPIFMYRQAFISQQLGYGTAISMILLVIGIVLSVFYTRVMRKD comes from the coding sequence ATGAATAAAAAAAGCAGCCCGCTGTTTGCGGAAGCAAGAAAATCAGTATTAATTCTGCCTTCTATGGTCCTTTTACTTATATTTTTTGTGATGCCGATTTTATTGACTGTTTATTATTCCTTTACAAACCTGGCATTATCAGGGGAGAATGCAAAACAGCTTAAATTTATCGGCCTGTCCAATTATGTCAGCATGTTTAAAGACCGCACCGTACGCATCAGCATAGTCAACACCCTTGTTTTTCTCCTTGGAAGCCTGATCGGGCAGCAGGTACTGGGTTTTCTCATTGCCCTTAACATGAGAAACAGAAACAGGATCTTCCGGGGGATCGTAGGTCCTGTTTTCCTGGCAGGCTGGATCATGCCGGAGGTGGTTGTGGCTTTATGCTGCAGCACCTTTTTCGGAGATGAAGGTACCTTAAACCAGATCTTTTCTTTTTTCCATCTTCCCACCGTGGAATTCCTGTTTGCCATTCCCATGGCAACGGTCATTTTAGCAAACATATGGCATGGGACTGCATTTTCCATGATGAACTTTCAGTCAGCGTTAGATGGGGTACCGGCGGATATTGAGGAAGCGGCAAAGGTGGATGGGGCAGGCCCTTTTCAGACCATGATCAGGATCATCCTTCCCTGCATCAAGAACACCATAGCCACAAATACCATGCTGAATACCTTATCGACCCTGGGCGTATTCGGGCTGATCTACATGATGACAGGCGGGGGACCTGGAACCAAAACCCTGACCCTTCCCATTTTTATGTACCGGCAGGCGTTTATTTCCCAACAGCTGGGATACGGCACGGCTATTTCCATGATTCTGCTTGTGATCGGGATTGTGCTCAGTGTTTTTTATACAAGAGTCATGAGAAAGGACTAG
- a CDS encoding response regulator transcription factor encodes MRVVIVEDEPNTRNGIIKIIEKYTSHEVVAGESDGETGLEKVLSLHPDVVITDINMPKMDGLTMIHKIREAGIMTAAVLLTGYSEFEYAQRAIQLSVAEYLLKPLDVEDIIEVLGTVEKKLTKNKVEQVSAEQLLFSLLTGDGNDEEMVQKQFSEKIRKQKDQVISMFLIQSESILEDTTNQMTEVLKDSLDAICLTGFFIFKLPYEKQILVMISDGQNVKYLKTIFKTQILKELKEKGEFLISYGELGSLSSLKDTLKQMQEYLSYTFVFQDQRVIDRELVKNLSFERVEYPEYLERGVKRDIRNGNKEGIRRNARKFEEMVIQSREEPKVIKNHTVRFVMAALNTARDLMKNKDIEALYQYLLNDMMKTGIREIFLNNYWKVIDMLADDREKDALTGNGMILNVIEFIRQNYDKDVSLSDAADLVGITPEYLSKLFTREMGINFCTFLGEFRVSIAKKLLATGNYKIHEVAEMVGYKDTKYFNKVFRSIMGVSPSDYRKVF; translated from the coding sequence ATGAGAGTGGTAATTGTGGAAGACGAACCAAACACCAGGAACGGGATCATAAAAATCATTGAAAAGTATACGTCACATGAAGTGGTTGCAGGGGAGAGCGATGGAGAGACAGGGCTTGAAAAAGTGTTATCTTTGCATCCGGATGTGGTTATAACAGATATCAACATGCCAAAGATGGATGGACTTACCATGATCCACAAGATCAGGGAAGCGGGGATTATGACGGCGGCAGTCCTTCTGACCGGGTATTCGGAGTTTGAATATGCCCAGCGCGCCATACAGTTATCCGTAGCCGAATATTTGCTGAAACCTCTTGATGTGGAGGACATCATAGAGGTCCTTGGGACCGTGGAGAAAAAGTTAACAAAGAACAAGGTGGAGCAGGTTTCCGCAGAGCAGCTGCTGTTTTCTTTATTGACTGGAGACGGAAACGATGAAGAAATGGTTCAAAAGCAATTTTCTGAAAAGATACGAAAGCAAAAGGACCAGGTCATTTCCATGTTTCTGATCCAGTCGGAAAGCATTCTGGAAGATACAACGAACCAGATGACGGAAGTCCTGAAAGACAGCCTTGATGCAATCTGTCTGACCGGCTTTTTCATCTTTAAGCTTCCCTATGAAAAACAGATCCTTGTGATGATATCAGACGGCCAGAACGTTAAGTATTTAAAGACCATATTTAAAACCCAGATTCTGAAGGAGCTGAAGGAGAAGGGGGAATTTCTCATCAGCTATGGGGAACTTGGAAGTCTTTCCAGTCTTAAAGATACTTTAAAGCAGATGCAGGAATATCTTTCCTATACCTTTGTATTTCAGGACCAGCGGGTCATTGACAGGGAGCTGGTTAAGAATCTGTCCTTTGAAAGGGTGGAATATCCGGAATATTTGGAGCGCGGAGTAAAAAGGGACATAAGAAATGGAAACAAGGAGGGAATCAGAAGAAACGCCAGGAAATTTGAGGAGATGGTCATTCAAAGCAGGGAAGAGCCAAAGGTGATAAAAAACCATACCGTCCGTTTTGTTATGGCTGCCTTAAATACCGCGAGGGACCTGATGAAAAACAAAGACATTGAGGCCCTCTACCAATACCTGTTAAACGATATGATGAAAACCGGAATCAGGGAAATCTTTTTGAACAATTACTGGAAAGTGATTGACATGCTTGCAGATGACAGGGAAAAGGATGCTTTAACCGGCAATGGCATGATCTTAAATGTGATCGAATTCATAAGGCAGAATTATGATAAGGATGTTTCACTTTCCGATGCGGCTGATCTGGTGGGGATCACACCGGAATATTTAAGCAAGCTGTTTACCAGGGAAATGGGGATCAACTTTTGTACCTTTTTAGGGGAATTCCGTGTCAGCATTGCAAAAAAACTGCTGGCAACCGGCAATTATAAGATCCATGAGGTAGCTGAAATGGTGGGGTATAAGGATACGAAGTATTTTAATAAGGTATTTCGTTCCATTATGGGAGTGTCTCCCTCAGACTATAGAAAGGTATTCTAG
- a CDS encoding ABC transporter substrate-binding protein, which produces MNRTVQKLLIGLWLLVSFLLISVILKYYRESNEVAAEEEKRDQLVVMAVSEEDESGDYLKRLVDEYSKLPGNPEVRIQYVSQSGFQKQLCIDKDQNNLPDLIICENVMTPALESMGILRDLSDFMTAERASLYLKNAYSSTVVNGICYSVPFTSNPYVVFYNEDHLRKHNATIPETMEELLKLCRETSTLGTYNFGFAMKNKEDIASSFLQMIYSAGGTLRSLDTENCMKLYEMLGNMRDEGIIDQDVINWNQKELMKAFSKGYVKIAIAELSSMSILENSDKKCKYKIAEIPYIQKQTYLLQGDNIGITVTADMEESIKLLDYLTSREVVKSYYENTCCLSVRTDVTVNPGLVRGLPDEFVERERNQSILKNAYTTWFIISDGIAGNLTAFLGDKTMTPEEVSKRLQGDIRSAILER; this is translated from the coding sequence ATGAACAGGACCGTACAAAAACTTTTAATCGGTTTATGGCTGCTGGTTTCCTTTTTATTGATCAGCGTAATTTTAAAATATTACAGAGAATCCAATGAGGTGGCAGCTGAGGAGGAGAAAAGGGACCAGCTTGTGGTCATGGCTGTCAGCGAGGAGGATGAAAGCGGTGATTACTTAAAGAGACTTGTAGATGAATATTCTAAACTGCCGGGGAACCCGGAGGTCAGGATCCAGTATGTCTCTCAGTCCGGTTTTCAAAAGCAGCTGTGCATTGATAAGGATCAGAATAACCTCCCTGATCTGATCATTTGTGAAAACGTCATGACGCCTGCCCTTGAGTCCATGGGAATTCTTAGGGATTTGTCCGATTTCATGACAGCGGAGAGAGCCTCTCTGTATTTAAAGAATGCATACAGCAGCACGGTGGTAAACGGCATCTGCTATTCCGTTCCCTTTACCAGCAACCCCTATGTGGTGTTTTATAATGAGGATCATTTAAGGAAGCATAATGCCACCATTCCGGAAACGATGGAAGAGCTTCTTAAGCTGTGCAGGGAAACCAGTACCCTTGGCACCTATAATTTCGGTTTTGCCATGAAGAATAAAGAGGATATCGCCTCCAGTTTTCTGCAGATGATCTATTCTGCCGGAGGAACCTTAAGGAGCCTGGATACGGAAAACTGCATGAAACTATATGAAATGCTTGGCAATATGAGGGATGAGGGGATCATAGACCAGGATGTGATCAACTGGAATCAGAAGGAGCTAATGAAGGCATTTTCCAAGGGATATGTAAAGATCGCCATTGCAGAGCTAAGCTCCATGTCCATATTGGAGAATTCGGATAAGAAGTGCAAGTATAAAATCGCGGAAATCCCTTATATCCAGAAACAGACGTATCTGCTGCAGGGAGACAACATCGGGATCACGGTAACGGCGGATATGGAAGAATCCATAAAACTGCTGGATTACCTTACATCCAGGGAGGTGGTTAAGAGCTATTACGAAAACACCTGCTGCCTTTCCGTAAGAACGGATGTAACGGTAAATCCCGGACTGGTAAGAGGTCTTCCGGATGAATTCGTGGAACGGGAGAGAAACCAGAGCATCTTAAAAAATGCCTACACCACATGGTTTATCATATCAGATGGAATTGCAGGGAATCTAACGGCTTTTCTCGGAGACAAGACCATGACACCGGAGGAGGTTTCCAAAAGGCTTCAGGGTGACATCAGGAGCGCCATTTTAGAAAGGTAG
- a CDS encoding extracellular solute-binding protein: MKKMKKVAAAVLASAMILSLAACQGSGTKTETTAGGKTEAASGETGKPAETQSTGGKTKISITFRDGGSDALKNWFENAYETYDKKDSIELDIAPITASEGDYFAKVALALQSADTAPDIVCEDTFQLPSDVAAGYLTDLSAYLKDYKEWNDGTFYGPLVEGVTYSDGSVYGIPYCTDTRGLWYNKDIFKAAGLDTEWQPKTWQDILDTCKVIKEKCPDVVPFWCNSGVASGEATSMQTYEMLLYGTGEQLLDENDKWIASSENILKSLSFINTIYKEGYGPSLSKVLNGEAGNIASREYLPGGKLAISLDGYWMTGNYKETGSAPWPEYKDKLGIAAMPTSEGQKPGSITMSGGWALSIPQLSDQKDAAMDFIKHCMSYDIYLDTIIAQGNIATRTDIAADPTYASQPFMEKCTGFLSGAFYRPRNSQYSTVTTHIQTMVESVVSGTSPEDAMAQYKSDVTNSVGADNTVTK; this comes from the coding sequence ATGAAGAAAATGAAGAAAGTTGCAGCAGCGGTGCTTGCATCGGCCATGATTCTTTCCCTGGCAGCATGCCAGGGCTCCGGGACAAAGACGGAGACAACAGCCGGAGGAAAGACAGAAGCAGCTTCCGGGGAAACCGGAAAACCAGCAGAAACCCAGAGCACAGGCGGAAAGACGAAAATTTCCATCACCTTCCGGGATGGAGGAAGCGATGCTCTGAAGAACTGGTTTGAGAATGCGTATGAGACATATGATAAAAAGGATTCCATCGAACTTGACATTGCCCCCATTACTGCTTCAGAAGGAGATTATTTTGCAAAGGTGGCGCTGGCACTTCAATCAGCGGATACGGCTCCGGACATAGTCTGCGAAGATACGTTCCAGCTTCCCTCAGACGTGGCAGCCGGTTATCTTACCGATCTTTCAGCCTACTTAAAGGATTATAAGGAATGGAATGACGGGACCTTTTACGGGCCGCTGGTGGAGGGAGTTACATACAGTGACGGAAGCGTGTACGGAATCCCTTACTGTACCGATACCCGCGGATTGTGGTATAACAAGGACATATTTAAGGCAGCCGGCTTAGATACGGAGTGGCAGCCAAAAACCTGGCAGGATATCCTGGATACCTGCAAGGTCATCAAGGAGAAATGCCCGGACGTGGTGCCCTTCTGGTGCAATTCAGGAGTAGCGAGCGGAGAAGCCACCTCTATGCAGACCTATGAGATGCTTCTTTACGGGACAGGTGAGCAGCTGTTAGATGAAAATGACAAATGGATCGCATCCAGCGAAAATATTTTAAAATCCCTGAGTTTTATCAACACCATATATAAGGAAGGATACGGTCCCTCCCTTTCCAAGGTATTAAACGGAGAGGCAGGAAACATTGCTTCCAGAGAATATTTACCTGGAGGCAAGCTTGCCATTTCCTTAGACGGATACTGGATGACAGGAAATTACAAGGAAACAGGATCAGCTCCATGGCCGGAATATAAGGATAAGCTTGGTATCGCAGCCATGCCCACCTCTGAGGGGCAGAAACCGGGTAGCATCACCATGTCAGGCGGCTGGGCATTATCCATACCACAGCTTTCCGATCAAAAGGATGCGGCAATGGATTTTATCAAGCACTGCATGAGTTATGATATTTATCTGGATACCATCATTGCCCAGGGAAATATTGCAACCAGAACTGATATTGCAGCAGATCCTACATACGCTTCCCAGCCCTTTATGGAAAAGTGCACCGGCTTTTTATCCGGAGCTTTCTACAGGCCAAGAAACAGCCAGTATTCAACGGTTACCACCCATATACAGACTATGGTAGAATCGGTGGTGTCAGGTACGAGTCCGGAGGATGCAATGGCGCAGTATAAATCAGACGTGACGAACAGCGTTGGCGCAGATAATACCGTGACAAAATAA
- a CDS encoding alpha-mannosidase, translating into MILIKERIGKLVEDLKELIYVKEVPVTSYRMLKSGERFLNVQDLRTDDWEELTSAELWGGHREYFWFETVITIPEDFKDQWVVYECKTGREGLWDATNPQFTIYVNGVRRQGLDVNHREVLLTEKAEPGETFRIVLSAFTGDQNFKLVMDSRIKVLDRESEQYYYDISVPYQVARLLPDSDSAYLSIIHAVNESLNLLDLRKEYSEEYYESLKKARQYMKEEFYDKYSGNSKETVYCVGHTHIDVAWLWTLAVTEDKAVRSFSTVLELMKQYPEYIFMSSQPQLYKYVKKHAPEVYEEIQKRVAEGRWETEGGMFVEADCNLSSGESLVRQFLHGKEFFREELGKDNEILWLPDVFGYSAALPQIMKKCGIKYFMTTKISWNEFNKMPYDTFEWEGIDGTRILTHFSPSRDYHKAAEEGGTETEHFTTYNAYINPSQVKGAWARYSQKYLNDEVLMSFGYGDGGGGPTKDMLENQRRLETGIPGCPRTVMSTSKAFFEKLDKEVRGKKYLPSWVGELYLEYHRGTYTSMARNKKFNRKSEFLFENAEFYSMLDGVLNQNPYPRETIEDAWEVILRNQFHDILPGSSIKEVYEDSKKEYETIGKAGRELVDHALSNVLEGVSAHKDNLVVFNPNSFEGEGAVSFKAPEYMESLAVKDGEILFPAQKAGDGSWLFCASQVPSKGYKTFELREGSCDTGLRADERHLENEFICVTFHENGQISSIYDKQNEREVLKENRHANVLMTYEDRPHNYDAWDVNNYYAEKSWEITDVSSMELVENGPVRATICVKRRYLDSVIEQYISLLYNSPEIIIRNEIDWKENHIFLKSILPVDIHTDEATFEIQYGNVKRKTHYNTMWDYAKFEVCMHKWVDVSEDDYGVSMINDCKYGCHVHDGEIGISMLKSATYPNPDADKEHHSFVFSIYPHKGDWKTAKTIQKAYTMNNPMTALVKEKDGGHLPGAFSLVKADADNVVIEVVKQSQKGNELILRFYETNNRRTAGNMTFGMDIQRIMECNMLEEDEAEVTCQDRMASFAIHPYEIKTWKVTFR; encoded by the coding sequence ATGATACTGATCAAAGAACGGATTGGAAAATTGGTGGAAGATCTTAAGGAACTTATCTATGTGAAAGAAGTTCCTGTCACCAGTTACCGGATGTTAAAATCCGGGGAACGCTTTTTAAATGTCCAGGACCTTCGTACCGATGACTGGGAAGAGCTTACTAGTGCAGAACTGTGGGGCGGCCACAGGGAATATTTCTGGTTTGAAACAGTCATTACCATTCCTGAAGATTTTAAGGATCAATGGGTGGTGTATGAATGCAAAACAGGAAGAGAAGGGCTGTGGGATGCCACAAATCCCCAGTTCACCATTTACGTCAATGGTGTCAGGCGGCAGGGGCTTGACGTCAATCACAGGGAGGTACTGCTGACGGAAAAGGCAGAGCCAGGTGAGACGTTTCGAATCGTTTTATCCGCATTTACCGGGGATCAGAATTTTAAGCTTGTCATGGATTCCAGGATAAAGGTGTTAGACAGGGAATCAGAACAGTATTATTATGATATTTCCGTTCCCTATCAGGTCGCCAGGCTTCTTCCTGACAGCGACAGTGCCTATCTCTCCATCATTCATGCAGTGAATGAATCCTTAAATCTTCTGGATTTAAGAAAGGAATATTCGGAAGAATATTATGAAAGCCTTAAAAAAGCCCGGCAATACATGAAGGAAGAATTCTATGATAAATATAGCGGAAACAGCAAAGAAACGGTTTACTGCGTGGGCCATACCCACATTGACGTAGCCTGGTTATGGACCCTTGCGGTTACGGAGGATAAGGCGGTAAGAAGCTTTTCCACGGTGCTGGAGCTGATGAAACAGTATCCGGAATACATCTTCATGTCAAGCCAGCCCCAGCTTTATAAATATGTTAAGAAGCATGCTCCTGAGGTTTATGAAGAGATACAAAAACGTGTTGCAGAAGGAAGATGGGAGACAGAAGGCGGCATGTTTGTGGAAGCAGACTGCAATCTTTCCTCCGGGGAGTCCCTTGTGCGCCAGTTCCTTCATGGCAAAGAATTTTTCAGGGAAGAATTGGGGAAGGACAATGAAATTCTATGGCTTCCTGATGTGTTCGGATATTCTGCCGCCCTGCCTCAGATCATGAAAAAATGCGGCATCAAATACTTTATGACTACTAAAATCAGCTGGAATGAATTCAATAAAATGCCCTATGACACCTTTGAATGGGAAGGAATTGACGGAACCAGAATTTTAACCCATTTCAGCCCAAGCCGTGACTATCATAAGGCAGCGGAAGAAGGCGGAACAGAAACCGAGCATTTCACCACCTATAACGCATACATAAATCCTTCACAGGTAAAAGGAGCCTGGGCCAGATACAGCCAGAAATACCTAAATGATGAGGTCTTAATGTCCTTTGGCTACGGAGACGGTGGCGGCGGCCCTACCAAAGATATGCTGGAAAACCAGCGGAGGCTTGAAACAGGCATACCAGGCTGTCCAAGGACTGTGATGAGTACGTCTAAGGCATTTTTTGAAAAGCTGGATAAAGAAGTAAGAGGAAAAAAATATCTGCCTTCCTGGGTCGGAGAATTATACTTGGAATACCACAGGGGCACCTATACCTCTATGGCAAGAAATAAAAAGTTCAACCGGAAATCAGAATTTTTATTTGAGAATGCAGAATTTTACTCCATGTTAGATGGAGTATTAAATCAGAATCCTTATCCCAGAGAGACCATAGAGGATGCATGGGAAGTGATTTTAAGAAACCAGTTCCATGATATCCTTCCGGGATCTTCCATTAAAGAGGTATATGAGGATTCCAAAAAGGAATACGAAACAATAGGGAAAGCTGGAAGGGAACTGGTGGATCATGCTCTTTCCAATGTTTTAGAGGGTGTGTCTGCCCATAAGGATAATTTGGTTGTATTTAATCCTAACAGCTTTGAGGGGGAGGGAGCCGTATCCTTTAAGGCTCCTGAGTACATGGAAAGCTTAGCGGTAAAGGATGGAGAGATCCTGTTTCCTGCACAGAAAGCTGGAGATGGTTCCTGGCTGTTTTGTGCTTCCCAGGTTCCTTCTAAGGGCTATAAGACCTTTGAACTGCGGGAAGGAAGCTGTGATACCGGCTTAAGAGCAGATGAGAGACATCTGGAGAATGAGTTTATCTGCGTGACCTTCCATGAAAACGGACAGATTTCTTCGATTTATGATAAGCAGAATGAACGGGAAGTGTTAAAAGAAAACAGGCATGCCAATGTACTCATGACCTATGAAGACAGACCTCACAACTATGATGCCTGGGATGTAAACAACTATTATGCAGAAAAGTCCTGGGAAATTACTGACGTAAGCAGCATGGAACTTGTGGAAAACGGTCCGGTCCGCGCTACAATTTGTGTAAAGAGAAGATATCTGGACTCCGTCATTGAACAGTACATCTCTCTGTTATACAACAGCCCGGAAATCATCATTCGCAATGAGATCGACTGGAAGGAAAACCATATCTTCTTAAAGTCGATTCTCCCGGTTGATATCCATACGGACGAAGCTACTTTTGAGATTCAGTACGGAAATGTAAAAAGAAAAACCCATTATAATACTATGTGGGATTATGCAAAATTTGAGGTATGCATGCATAAGTGGGTCGATGTTTCAGAAGATGATTATGGAGTCAGCATGATCAATGACTGTAAGTACGGCTGTCACGTCCATGACGGTGAGATCGGAATCTCCATGTTAAAGTCGGCAACCTATCCAAACCCGGATGCAGATAAGGAGCACCATAGCTTTGTATTTTCCATCTATCCTCACAAGGGCGACTGGAAAACGGCAAAAACAATACAAAAGGCTTATACCATGAATAATCCAATGACAGCTCTTGTAAAAGAGAAAGATGGAGGACACCTGCCCGGAGCCTTTTCTCTGGTAAAAGCGGATGCCGATAACGTTGTCATTGAGGTTGTGAAGCAGTCACAAAAGGGGAATGAACTCATCCTTCGCTTTTATGAGACAAACAACAGACGAACCGCCGGGAATATGACCTTTGGCATGGACATTCAGAGGATCATGGAATGCAACATGCTGGAAGAAGATGAGGCAGAAGTAACCTGCCAGGACAGAATGGCTTCTTTTGCAATTCATCCTTATGAGATCAAAACGTGGAAGGTTACGTTCCGGTAA